In Streptomyces sp. SN-593, a single genomic region encodes these proteins:
- a CDS encoding metallophosphoesterase family protein translates to MRLLLTTDTHVPKRAREVPTALLAGIDAADVVVHAGDWVDEATLDLFQARARRLVAVYGNNDGPGLRARLPEVARARLGGVRFAVVHETGAAQGRDERCAARFPDTDVLVFGHSHIPWDSVAAGGLRLLNPGSPTDRRREPYRTYMTAEADGGTLSDVRLHRLEA, encoded by the coding sequence GTGCGCCTGCTGCTCACCACCGACACGCACGTGCCCAAGCGGGCCCGGGAGGTGCCGACCGCGCTGCTCGCCGGGATCGACGCCGCCGACGTCGTCGTGCACGCCGGCGACTGGGTGGACGAGGCGACGCTCGACCTGTTCCAGGCACGGGCGCGTCGGCTCGTCGCGGTGTACGGCAACAACGACGGCCCCGGTCTGCGGGCCCGGCTGCCGGAGGTGGCCCGCGCGCGGCTGGGCGGCGTCCGGTTCGCGGTGGTGCACGAGACGGGCGCGGCACAGGGCCGGGACGAGCGGTGCGCGGCGCGCTTCCCGGACACCGACGTACTGGTCTTCGGGCACAGCCACATCCCGTGGGACTCGGTGGCCGCCGGCGGGCTGCGGCTGCTCAACCCGGGGTCGCCGACGGACCGGCGGCGCGAACCGTACCGCACCTACATGACGGCCGAGGCGGACGGCGGGACGCTCTCCGACGTCCGGCTGCACCGGCTGGAGGCGTAG
- a CDS encoding FUSC family protein — protein MAGTRRALTDLWDRYSASDPGLLRLMAGLRTVGSIGLALLVLAAMDTPVTQLVAGAMAAMVSTFAIRDKRVADQAVTLALGLPAALVSVSLGSVLNPHVVVGDIFFVLLIFVAAYVRRFGDRYTAIGMISFQVYFVSLFVHASSSDLPGLCRTLAIAFACSALTRFAFVPETPERTLRRLRQAFRARTAQLVATQREVLESPADRLDGAVTDLRKDTARLHDTALMIQARLEDGTTDEATANQLQRRVVDAEIAAERLGILLLNTRGTGHADTLTLHLPNAPLPAPVRRLGDEDDAVRTLRKEMRALQVLVARLSENDLGTGVTHLRNRLLGYRDDANLPRATPAVQDAFRGVGEAARAVLGLRMALDGPGDESDDAPETVRSREEFEAEDLALAEDPAPAARTGLDRPSTRSAFQVATGSALAVVGGEFLSSQRWYWAVLTCWVVFLNTTSTAEILVKGYRRLLGTICGVVAGVLLAGAVGPHTWTAFALVLVLIFAMFFTAPVSYTLMSFFVTAMLGLLYTLLHTYSLSVLVLRIEETALGAACGVIAAVLVLPIRTDEHTDAQLVTVLARLRDVSVAAVDQLGGGPAVDLVDMARDLDTALDALRRSTSPLTYPITPLRVRRRTARYLVALLETCAYHARSLAATAELVPYSRSVAADPRLAAVGPRIAHNIDALISHVEEQETPGERAVAMAGEGAAGPPGEGGRPQGSKGKGAAPRRGPEVRTGPSIASMLEDSGSAHLRSGTVTYRVLRHLQRLDEGITALARPLRAPMEDDGTQRRASSGGTGGSAATARPAG, from the coding sequence ATGGCAGGGACACGTAGGGCACTCACGGACCTGTGGGACCGCTACTCGGCCTCCGACCCCGGGTTGCTGCGGCTGATGGCCGGCCTGCGCACGGTCGGCTCGATCGGGCTGGCCCTGCTGGTGCTCGCCGCGATGGACACCCCGGTCACGCAACTGGTCGCCGGCGCGATGGCCGCGATGGTCTCCACCTTCGCCATCCGGGACAAGCGGGTCGCCGACCAGGCCGTCACCCTCGCCCTGGGCCTGCCCGCCGCGCTGGTGTCGGTGTCGCTCGGCTCGGTGCTCAACCCGCACGTCGTGGTGGGTGACATCTTCTTCGTGCTGCTGATCTTCGTGGCCGCCTACGTCCGCCGGTTCGGCGACCGCTACACCGCCATCGGCATGATCAGCTTCCAGGTCTACTTCGTCTCGCTGTTCGTGCACGCCTCCTCCTCCGACCTGCCCGGGCTGTGCCGCACGCTGGCCATCGCCTTCGCGTGCAGCGCGCTGACCCGCTTCGCGTTCGTGCCCGAGACGCCGGAGCGCACGCTGCGCCGGCTGCGGCAGGCGTTCCGGGCCCGTACCGCGCAACTGGTCGCCACCCAGCGCGAGGTGCTGGAGTCCCCGGCCGACCGGCTGGACGGCGCGGTCACCGACCTGCGCAAGGACACCGCGCGGCTGCACGACACGGCCCTGATGATCCAGGCCCGTCTGGAGGACGGCACCACCGACGAGGCCACCGCCAACCAGCTCCAACGCCGCGTCGTGGACGCCGAGATCGCCGCCGAGCGGCTCGGCATCCTGCTGCTCAACACCCGCGGTACCGGCCACGCCGACACCCTCACCCTGCACCTGCCGAACGCGCCGCTGCCCGCCCCCGTCCGCCGGCTCGGCGACGAGGACGACGCCGTGCGCACCCTGCGCAAGGAGATGCGCGCCCTCCAGGTGCTCGTCGCGCGGCTGTCCGAGAACGACCTCGGCACCGGCGTCACCCACCTGCGCAACCGGCTGCTCGGCTACCGCGACGACGCGAACCTGCCGCGCGCCACCCCCGCGGTCCAGGACGCCTTCCGCGGTGTCGGCGAGGCCGCGCGCGCCGTGCTCGGCCTGCGGATGGCCCTCGACGGCCCCGGCGACGAGTCCGACGACGCCCCCGAGACCGTCCGCTCCCGCGAGGAGTTCGAGGCCGAGGACCTGGCGTTGGCCGAGGACCCCGCCCCCGCGGCGCGCACCGGGCTCGACCGCCCCAGCACCCGTTCCGCCTTCCAGGTCGCCACCGGCTCCGCGCTCGCCGTCGTCGGCGGCGAGTTCCTGTCCTCGCAGCGCTGGTACTGGGCCGTCCTGACCTGCTGGGTGGTGTTCCTCAACACCACCTCCACCGCCGAGATCCTGGTCAAGGGCTACCGGCGGCTGCTCGGCACCATCTGCGGCGTCGTCGCCGGTGTGCTGCTGGCCGGCGCGGTCGGCCCGCACACCTGGACCGCGTTCGCGCTGGTCCTCGTCCTCATCTTCGCGATGTTCTTCACCGCACCGGTGTCGTACACGCTGATGTCGTTCTTCGTCACCGCCATGCTCGGACTCCTCTACACGCTCCTGCACACCTACAGCCTGTCGGTGCTGGTGCTGCGGATCGAGGAGACCGCGCTCGGCGCCGCGTGCGGGGTGATCGCCGCCGTGCTGGTGCTGCCGATCCGCACCGACGAGCACACCGACGCCCAACTCGTCACGGTGCTGGCCCGGCTGCGCGACGTGTCGGTGGCGGCCGTGGACCAGCTCGGCGGCGGACCGGCCGTCGACCTCGTCGACATGGCCCGCGACCTCGACACCGCGCTGGACGCCCTGCGCCGCTCCACCAGCCCGCTCACCTACCCGATCACCCCGCTGCGGGTGCGCCGCCGCACCGCCCGCTACCTCGTCGCCCTGCTGGAGACCTGCGCCTACCACGCCCGCTCACTGGCGGCGACCGCCGAACTGGTGCCCTACAGCAGGAGCGTGGCCGCCGATCCCCGGCTCGCCGCGGTCGGCCCGCGCATCGCCCACAACATCGACGCGCTCATCAGCCACGTCGAGGAGCAGGAGACGCCCGGGGAGCGGGCGGTCGCCATGGCGGGGGAGGGGGCGGCCGGCCCACCGGGGGAGGGCGGCCGGCCGCAGGGGAGCAAGGGCAAGGGAGCCGCGCCCCGCCGCGGACCCGAGGTGCGGACCGGGCCGAGCATCGCGTCGATGCTGGAGGACTCCGGGAGCGCGCACCTGCGCTCCGGCACCGTCACCTACCGGGTGCTGCGCCACCTGCAACGCCTCGACGAGGGCATCACCGCGCTGGCGCGGCCGCTGCGGGCGCCGATGGAGGACGACGGCACGCAGCGGCGCGCGTCCTCCGGCGGCACGGGCGGGAGCGCGGCCACGGCCCGGCCCGCGGGCTGA
- a CDS encoding DMT family transporter, producing MLVLCVLFALLGAASNAAGTVFQRKAALRVPAEDAMRFRLLVDMLHQSAWLLGICGVAGAALFQALALVTGPLALAQPVFVLELPFALLIAMPVLHRSLPTRGWVAVACMVLGLAIGLACAAPDGGTDQASLARWVPAVAGVGGFTVAAVALARHRRTGPARAALLGVAAAAANALTAALMKSAANTFSADGFGAFLAAWQTYGFALCGITAVFLLENSLQSGSIAASQPALTLGDATLSLVLGLTVYDEHIRTGWWLVPELLGVAMVVAGTVYLSKAVALTRELGAK from the coding sequence CTGCTGGTGCTGTGTGTGCTCTTCGCGCTGCTCGGCGCCGCCAGCAACGCGGCCGGCACCGTCTTCCAACGCAAGGCCGCGCTGCGGGTGCCCGCCGAGGACGCGATGCGCTTCCGGCTGCTGGTGGACATGCTCCACCAGTCGGCGTGGCTGCTGGGCATCTGCGGCGTGGCGGGGGCCGCGCTGTTCCAGGCGCTCGCGCTGGTCACCGGCCCCCTGGCGCTGGCCCAGCCGGTGTTCGTGCTCGAACTGCCCTTCGCGCTGCTGATCGCCATGCCCGTGCTCCATCGCAGCCTGCCGACCCGCGGCTGGGTCGCGGTGGCCTGCATGGTGCTCGGGCTGGCGATCGGGCTGGCCTGCGCCGCCCCCGACGGCGGCACCGACCAGGCGTCACTGGCCCGGTGGGTGCCGGCGGTCGCCGGGGTGGGCGGCTTCACCGTGGCCGCCGTCGCGCTCGCCCGGCACCGGCGCACCGGCCCGGCCCGTGCCGCGCTGCTCGGCGTCGCGGCCGCCGCGGCCAACGCCCTGACCGCGGCCCTGATGAAGTCGGCGGCCAACACCTTCTCCGCGGACGGCTTCGGCGCGTTCCTCGCGGCGTGGCAGACCTACGGGTTCGCGCTGTGCGGGATCACGGCCGTGTTCCTGCTGGAGAACTCCCTCCAGTCCGGCTCCATCGCCGCCTCCCAGCCCGCCCTGACGCTCGGCGACGCGACCCTCAGCCTGGTGCTCGGCCTGACCGTCTACGACGAGCACATCCGTACCGGCTGGTGGCTCGTCCCGGAACTCCTCGGCGTGGCCATGGTCGTGGCCGGCACCGTCTACCTGTCGAAGGCCGTCGCGCTCACCCGCGAACTGGGCGCCAAGTAG
- a CDS encoding GNAT family N-acetyltransferase, producing the protein MGEERVDTGGASVAASVAVRLREWAEGDLWVLERMNTPEMTTHLGGPETEEQVRARHARYLPPDADGGRMYVVVADLAPHAGAHTGADLDPGADGRVVGSIGFWGRVWQEEPVFETGWGVLPEFQGRGVAVAAARAVVERAAAVGTRRHLHAYPSIDHRASNAVCRRAGFTLLGEVAFEYPKGRPMRCNDWRIDLAEGGGPGPIPG; encoded by the coding sequence ATGGGTGAGGAACGGGTGGATACGGGCGGGGCGTCGGTGGCGGCGTCGGTGGCGGTGCGGCTGAGGGAGTGGGCCGAGGGCGACCTGTGGGTGCTGGAGCGGATGAACACGCCGGAGATGACCACGCACCTCGGCGGGCCGGAGACCGAGGAGCAGGTGCGTGCCCGCCATGCGCGCTACCTCCCGCCGGACGCCGACGGCGGGAGGATGTACGTGGTGGTGGCCGACCTCGCCCCACACGCGGGTGCACACACAGGCGCTGACCTGGACCCGGGGGCGGACGGCCGGGTGGTGGGCAGCATCGGGTTCTGGGGCCGGGTCTGGCAGGAGGAGCCGGTCTTCGAGACCGGGTGGGGCGTGCTCCCCGAGTTCCAGGGACGGGGCGTCGCGGTGGCCGCCGCCCGGGCCGTGGTCGAGCGGGCGGCCGCGGTCGGCACTCGCCGCCACCTGCACGCGTACCCGTCGATCGACCACCGGGCGTCCAACGCGGTGTGCCGCCGCGCGGGCTTCACCCTGCTCGGCGAGGTCGCCTTCGAGTACCCCAAGGGGCGCCCGATGCGGTGCAACGACTGGCGGATCGACCTGGCGGAGGGCGGCGGTCCGGGGCCGATACCCGGGTGA
- a CDS encoding LysR family transcriptional regulator, which produces MAAGAWALLLAPRLAQFAAVAREAHMTRAADHLGMPQSTLSRAVARLEADLGVTLFARQGRTLRLTRAGRTFQQAAERALAQVERAAEEVRADADPGGGRVAFGFLHTLGPETVPALLRAFRADHPRVRFHLVQTYGEAMLERLRAGALDLCLTSPLPVEPGLVVRRLDEQRLRLVVPAGHRLGTRRRVRLAEAEAEPFVTLEAGYGLRRITDALCAEAGFAPRVAFEGEEAETLRGLVAAGLGVALLPPPAVPRPGVAELDLVGQRAVREIGVAWLEGQRDSVPVAAFKAFLLGRKGTLLPR; this is translated from the coding sequence CTGGCCGCGGGCGCCTGGGCGCTGCTGCTCGCCCCGCGCCTCGCCCAGTTCGCCGCGGTCGCCCGCGAGGCCCACATGACCCGGGCCGCCGACCACCTCGGCATGCCGCAGTCCACCCTCAGCCGCGCCGTCGCCCGGCTGGAGGCGGACCTCGGCGTCACCCTCTTCGCCCGCCAGGGCCGCACCCTGCGGCTGACCCGCGCGGGCCGGACGTTCCAGCAGGCCGCGGAACGCGCGCTGGCGCAGGTGGAACGCGCCGCGGAGGAGGTCCGCGCGGACGCCGACCCGGGTGGCGGCCGGGTGGCGTTCGGCTTCCTGCACACCCTCGGCCCGGAGACCGTCCCCGCCCTGCTGCGCGCCTTCCGCGCCGACCACCCGCGGGTCCGCTTCCACCTCGTGCAGACCTACGGCGAGGCCATGCTCGAACGGCTCAGGGCCGGCGCGCTCGACCTGTGCCTGACCTCGCCGCTGCCGGTCGAACCCGGCCTCGTCGTGCGGCGGTTGGACGAGCAGCGGCTGCGGCTGGTGGTGCCGGCCGGACACCGCCTCGGCACCCGGCGGCGGGTCCGGCTCGCGGAGGCGGAGGCCGAACCGTTCGTCACCCTGGAGGCCGGGTACGGGCTGCGCCGGATCACCGACGCGCTGTGCGCCGAGGCCGGGTTCGCGCCCCGCGTCGCGTTCGAGGGCGAGGAGGCGGAGACGCTGCGCGGCCTGGTCGCGGCCGGCCTCGGCGTGGCGCTGCTGCCGCCGCCCGCGGTGCCCCGGCCCGGGGTCGCCGAGTTGGACCTGGTCGGGCAGCGCGCCGTCCGCGAGATCGGCGTGGCGTGGCTGGAGGGCCAGCGCGACAGCGTGCCCGTCGCCGCGTTCAAGGCGTTCCTGCTGGGCCGCAAGGGCACCCTGCTGCCGAGGTGA
- a CDS encoding MFS transporter, with product MDPADTGAGAVVRPAPTALTPAPAPDPAPVAPPVGASGPGADRDERDQQDDRLRAGTRAYRRANLALFAAGLATFALLYSTQALLPALSAGLRLSPAQASLTVSASTGALALTLLPASALSEKYGRTRVMTVSVFAASLLALAVPFAPDLAVLVTLRALQGVALAGLPATAMAYLAEEVHPSAVPSAIGLYVAGNSIGGMSSRVAGGALAQVYGWRTALLVVGATALACAVAFRVLAPPARHFTPGSISPAALRRTVAGHLRDGRLRRLYAVGMLFMAVFGAVYTVLGYRLTSAPYTLSQSAVGAVFLVYLVGTGTSAASGALTARVGRRGAFAVALALCAGGLAVTLARPLWAVLLGLVLITGGFFIGHAVASGAVSRTARSGRAQASALYLTAYYVGNSLGGTVAASAYHLSGWAAAAAVAFLALLLAAPAALRRA from the coding sequence ATGGACCCCGCAGATACCGGCGCGGGCGCGGTCGTCCGTCCCGCGCCCACCGCCCTGACCCCGGCCCCCGCCCCCGACCCCGCCCCCGTAGCACCTCCCGTCGGCGCGTCCGGGCCGGGGGCCGACCGGGACGAGCGGGATCAGCAGGACGACCGGCTGCGCGCCGGCACCCGCGCCTACCGCCGGGCCAACCTCGCCCTGTTCGCCGCCGGCCTGGCCACGTTCGCGCTGCTGTACTCCACCCAGGCCCTGCTGCCCGCGCTCTCCGCGGGGCTGCGGCTGTCCCCCGCGCAGGCGAGTCTGACGGTGTCGGCGAGTACCGGGGCGCTCGCGCTCACCCTGCTGCCGGCGAGCGCGCTCAGCGAGAAGTACGGACGCACGCGGGTGATGACGGTCTCGGTGTTCGCCGCGTCCCTGCTGGCGCTCGCGGTCCCCTTCGCCCCGGACCTCGCCGTGCTGGTCACCCTGCGCGCGCTCCAGGGCGTCGCGCTCGCCGGGCTGCCCGCGACCGCGATGGCGTACCTCGCCGAGGAGGTGCACCCCTCGGCGGTGCCCTCGGCGATCGGGCTGTACGTCGCGGGGAACTCCATCGGCGGGATGAGCAGCCGGGTCGCGGGCGGCGCGCTCGCCCAGGTGTACGGATGGCGTACCGCCCTGCTCGTGGTCGGCGCCACGGCGCTCGCCTGTGCCGTCGCCTTCCGCGTCCTCGCCCCGCCCGCGCGGCACTTCACCCCCGGGTCGATCTCGCCGGCCGCCCTGCGCCGCACCGTCGCCGGCCACCTCCGCGACGGCCGGCTGCGCCGCCTCTACGCGGTGGGGATGCTCTTCATGGCCGTGTTCGGAGCGGTCTACACGGTGCTGGGGTACCGGCTCACCTCCGCGCCCTACACGTTGTCGCAGTCCGCGGTCGGCGCGGTGTTCCTGGTGTACCTCGTCGGCACGGGCACCTCCGCCGCGTCCGGAGCGCTCACCGCGCGCGTCGGCCGGCGCGGGGCCTTCGCCGTCGCCCTCGCCCTGTGCGCGGGCGGGCTGGCGGTGACGCTGGCGCGGCCGCTGTGGGCGGTGCTGCTCGGGCTGGTGCTCATCACCGGCGGGTTCTTCATCGGGCACGCGGTCGCGTCGGGCGCGGTGAGCCGTACGGCGCGCAGCGGCAGGGCGCAGGCGTCGGCGCTCTACCTGACGGCGTATTACGTCGGGAACAGCCTCGGCGGGACGGTCGCGGCGTCGGCCTACCACCTGTCCGGGTGGGCCGCGGCGGCCGCGGTCGCCTTCCTCGCGCTGCTCCTGGCCGCCCCCGCGGCCCTGCGCCGCGCCTGA
- a CDS encoding cation:proton antiporter regulatory subunit has product MGLSAHVRKTPLPGVGSRYDLDTDAGGHLSVVVHQDGRRELALRDPQDDDACAGALPLTEAEAGALARLLLPDPVAKLRRAQVGIDLVTERIEIDSRSPYAGRTLGATQARTRTGASIVAVLRRTSAHPSPTPDFRFALGDTLVVVGTREGVDAVAELITGG; this is encoded by the coding sequence ATGGGCCTGTCGGCTCACGTTCGCAAGACCCCGCTGCCCGGCGTCGGCAGCCGTTACGACCTCGACACCGACGCCGGCGGGCACCTGTCGGTCGTCGTCCACCAGGACGGGCGGCGTGAACTGGCGCTGCGCGACCCGCAGGACGACGACGCGTGCGCGGGCGCCCTTCCGCTGACCGAGGCCGAGGCCGGGGCGCTGGCCCGGCTGCTGCTGCCGGACCCGGTGGCGAAGCTGCGCCGCGCGCAGGTCGGCATCGACCTGGTCACCGAGCGGATCGAGATCGACAGCCGGTCGCCGTACGCCGGCCGCACGCTCGGCGCCACCCAGGCCCGTACCCGTACCGGCGCCTCGATCGTCGCGGTGCTGCGGCGGACCTCGGCGCACCCCTCGCCGACGCCGGACTTCCGCTTCGCGCTCGGGGACACGCTCGTCGTCGTCGGCACCCGCGAGGGCGTGGACGCCGTCGCCGAACTGATCACCGGAGGATAG
- a CDS encoding cation:proton antiporter: protein MHNTTSMLVELGAIILALGLLGRFAGRVGFSPIPLYLLAGLAFGQGGILPLDASEDFVATGAEIGVVLLLLLLGLEYSASELVTSLRTQYPSGAVDFVLNAVPGAAAALLLGWGPVAAVALAGVTWISSSGVIAKVMRDLRRLGNRETPVILGVLVIEDLAMALYLPILTALLAGAGLAGGTLTLLISLGTVGAVLYLALRHGRLISRAVSSDNPEMLLLVVLGLTLLVAGVAERLQVSAAVGAFLVGIALSGDVAEGASNLLTPLRDLFAAVFFVFFGLSTVPADIPPVIVPALVLALVTTATKIGTGWFAARRAGIKPPGRWRAGGTLVARGEFSIVIAGLAVATEPRIGPLATAYVLILVVLGPVSARFTEPLARRVTARLPDRAAPVGQPAPAGATAGAGAGGDGRGDGGDDPFDVRAEAAGDREPDDGTAPDLGADDGTAPGLGPEAAPAKG from the coding sequence GTGCACAACACGACGTCCATGCTCGTCGAACTCGGGGCGATCATCCTCGCTCTGGGCCTGCTCGGCCGGTTCGCCGGCCGGGTGGGCTTCTCCCCGATCCCCCTCTACCTGCTCGCCGGACTCGCCTTCGGCCAGGGCGGGATCCTCCCGCTGGACGCGAGCGAGGACTTCGTGGCCACCGGTGCCGAGATCGGCGTGGTCCTGCTGCTGCTCCTGCTCGGCCTGGAGTACAGCGCGTCGGAACTGGTCACCAGTCTTCGGACGCAGTACCCCTCCGGCGCGGTGGACTTCGTGCTCAACGCGGTGCCCGGTGCCGCCGCCGCGCTGCTGCTGGGCTGGGGCCCGGTCGCCGCGGTCGCGCTGGCCGGCGTCACCTGGATCTCCTCCTCGGGGGTGATCGCCAAGGTGATGCGCGACCTGCGCCGGCTCGGCAACCGGGAGACGCCGGTCATCCTGGGCGTGCTGGTGATCGAGGACCTGGCGATGGCGCTGTACCTGCCGATCCTCACCGCGCTGCTGGCCGGCGCGGGGCTGGCCGGCGGCACATTGACCCTGCTGATCTCGCTGGGCACGGTCGGCGCGGTGCTCTACCTGGCGCTGCGCCACGGCCGGCTGATCAGCCGGGCGGTCTCCTCGGACAACCCGGAGATGCTGCTGCTCGTCGTGCTCGGCCTGACCCTGCTGGTCGCGGGCGTCGCCGAACGCCTCCAGGTCTCGGCGGCCGTCGGCGCGTTCCTGGTCGGCATCGCGCTGTCGGGCGACGTCGCCGAGGGCGCGAGCAACCTCCTCACCCCGCTGCGCGACCTGTTCGCCGCGGTGTTCTTCGTCTTCTTCGGGCTCTCCACGGTCCCCGCGGACATCCCGCCGGTGATCGTGCCCGCGCTGGTCCTCGCGCTCGTCACCACGGCGACCAAGATCGGCACCGGCTGGTTCGCGGCCCGCCGCGCCGGCATCAAGCCGCCCGGACGGTGGCGGGCGGGCGGAACCCTGGTGGCCCGGGGCGAGTTCTCGATCGTGATCGCCGGGCTCGCGGTGGCCACCGAACCGCGGATCGGCCCGCTGGCCACCGCCTACGTGCTGATCCTGGTCGTCCTCGGGCCGGTCAGCGCCCGCTTCACCGAGCCCCTGGCGCGCCGTGTCACCGCCCGCCTGCCGGACCGCGCCGCACCGGTCGGGCAACCCGCCCCGGCCGGCGCGACCGCGGGCGCGGGCGCGGGCGGCGACGGCCGGGGCGACGGAGGGGACGACCCGTTCGACGTCCGCGCCGAAGCCGCCGGGGACCGCGAGCCCGACGACGGGACCGCGCCCGACCTCGGCGCGGACGACGGGACCGCCCCCGGCCTCGGCCCGGAGGCCGCACCCGCCAAGGGCTGA
- a CDS encoding Dyp-type peroxidase, translated as MTRRPPPARCRAIGRSGLATEPEPQSVLSPLTSAAIFLVLTVEDGGEQTARELLADLPGLTRAIGFGAPDGRLSCVAGVGSAAWDRLFAFPRPADLHPFTPLEGTRHRAPATPGDLLLHLRATRPDLCFALATEIMKRLRGAVAVQDEVQGFKYLDVRDLLGFVDGTENPVGPAARQAVLVGAEDPEHAGGSYVIVQKYLHDLDAWNALPVEAQERIIGRTKATNIELDADDSHVALNTVTGPDGEEQDILRDNMPFGSPGRGEFGTYFIGYARTPDVTEQMLRNMFLGTSAASHDRILDFSTAVTGTLFYVPSADFLDDLPDAPARGSAVGTAPPPAAGSGPVPAQADAPGPARPASDGSLGIGNLNRSTSS; from the coding sequence ATGACGCGCCGGCCGCCGCCCGCGCGGTGCAGAGCGATCGGGAGATCTGGATTGGCCACCGAGCCGGAACCGCAGTCCGTACTGAGCCCGTTGACCTCCGCCGCGATCTTCCTGGTGCTGACGGTCGAGGACGGCGGTGAGCAGACCGCGCGCGAGCTGCTCGCCGATCTCCCCGGGCTGACCCGCGCCATCGGGTTCGGCGCGCCCGACGGGCGGTTGAGCTGTGTCGCCGGCGTCGGGTCGGCCGCGTGGGACCGCCTGTTCGCCTTCCCGCGGCCGGCGGACCTGCACCCCTTCACCCCGCTGGAGGGCACGCGGCACCGCGCGCCGGCCACCCCCGGCGACCTGCTCCTGCACCTGCGGGCGACCCGGCCCGACCTGTGCTTCGCGCTGGCCACCGAGATCATGAAGCGGCTGCGCGGAGCGGTGGCCGTGCAGGACGAGGTGCAGGGCTTCAAGTACCTCGACGTCCGCGACCTGCTGGGTTTCGTGGACGGCACCGAGAACCCGGTCGGCCCGGCGGCGCGGCAGGCGGTGCTGGTCGGCGCGGAGGACCCCGAGCACGCGGGCGGCAGCTACGTGATCGTGCAGAAGTACCTGCACGACCTGGACGCCTGGAACGCGCTCCCGGTCGAGGCGCAGGAGCGGATCATCGGGCGCACGAAGGCGACCAACATCGAGCTGGACGCCGACGACTCGCACGTCGCGCTGAACACCGTCACCGGCCCGGACGGCGAGGAGCAGGACATCCTGCGCGACAACATGCCGTTCGGCAGCCCGGGCCGCGGCGAGTTCGGCACGTACTTCATCGGCTACGCGCGTACCCCGGACGTCACCGAGCAGATGCTGCGGAACATGTTCCTGGGCACCTCGGCGGCCTCCCACGACCGCATCCTCGACTTCTCCACCGCCGTCACGGGCACGCTGTTCTACGTGCCCTCGGCGGACTTCCTCGACGACCTGCCGGACGCTCCGGCGCGCGGGTCCGCGGTCGGCACGGCGCCGCCGCCGGCGGCCGGGTCCGGCCCGGTGCCCGCGCAGGCGGACGCACCCGGACCCGCGCGGCCCGCCTCCGACGGCAGCCTCGGCATCGGCAACCTGAACAGGAGCACGTCCTCGTGA
- a CDS encoding family 1 encapsulin nanocompartment shell protein has product MNNLHRELAPVSDAAWADLEAEARRTFARHVAARRIVDVPEPAGPELSAVATGHLDRIDAPAQGVTARTRRSQPVVELRVPFTVDRGQVDDVERGAKDADWQPVKDAAKQLAYAEDRAVFEGYAAAGITGIRAASSNPELTLPADVRDYPDAISRAVTTLRLAGVDGAYTLALSADAYTAVSETSDHGYPIHQHLARLLDGDIVWAPAIDGAFLLATRGGDFELRLGQDVSIGYLGHTATTVDLYFQETLTFLVHTAEAGVALKPSAGPTAV; this is encoded by the coding sequence GTGAACAACCTGCACCGCGAACTCGCCCCCGTCTCCGACGCCGCGTGGGCCGACCTGGAGGCCGAGGCCCGGCGCACCTTCGCCCGCCACGTCGCGGCCCGCCGCATCGTGGACGTGCCCGAGCCCGCCGGGCCGGAGCTGTCCGCGGTGGCGACCGGACACCTGGACCGGATCGACGCGCCCGCGCAGGGCGTGACCGCCCGCACCCGCCGCTCGCAGCCGGTGGTGGAGCTGCGGGTGCCGTTCACCGTGGACCGCGGCCAGGTCGACGACGTCGAGCGCGGCGCCAAGGACGCGGACTGGCAGCCGGTCAAGGACGCGGCCAAGCAGCTCGCGTACGCCGAGGACCGGGCGGTCTTCGAGGGGTACGCCGCCGCGGGCATCACCGGCATCCGCGCCGCGTCGTCCAACCCCGAGCTGACGCTCCCCGCGGACGTCCGCGACTACCCGGACGCGATCAGCCGCGCGGTCACCACGCTGCGGCTGGCGGGCGTCGACGGGGCGTACACGCTGGCGCTGAGCGCGGACGCGTACACCGCGGTCAGCGAGACCTCCGACCACGGCTACCCGATCCACCAGCACCTCGCGCGGCTGCTGGACGGCGACATCGTGTGGGCGCCGGCGATCGACGGGGCGTTCCTGCTCGCCACCCGCGGCGGGGACTTCGAGCTGCGGCTCGGCCAGGACGTGTCGATCGGCTACCTCGGCCACACCGCGACCACGGTGGACCTGTACTTCCAGGAGACCCTGACGTTCCTGGTGCACACCGCGGAGGCGGGTGTCGCCCTCAAGCCGTCCGCCGGCCCGACCGCCGTCTGA